A genomic segment from uncultured Desulfuromonas sp. encodes:
- a CDS encoding response regulator has protein sequence MTYKILIVDDTAANRLMLRDILVYHGYDVYEAHTGEEGIRLARELNPDLVLMDIQMPVMDGETATLKLREDPRTRHLKIIAITSFAMKGDRERLLNAGFDDYLAKPLETRKLPEFVRQHLSDG, from the coding sequence ATGACCTATAAAATTCTCATCGTCGATGACACGGCGGCAAACCGCTTGATGCTGCGCGACATTCTGGTCTACCACGGCTATGACGTCTATGAAGCACACACCGGCGAAGAGGGGATTCGCCTGGCGCGCGAACTCAACCCTGATCTGGTGCTGATGGATATTCAAATGCCGGTGATGGATGGCGAAACCGCCACGCTGAAACTGCGTGAAGATCCACGCACTCGCCATCTGAAAATCATCGCGATCACTTCATTCGCCATGAAAGGTGATCGAGAGAGGCTGCTCAATGCCGGATTTGATGATTATTTGGCCAAGCCGCTTGAAACCCGAAAACTGCCGGAATTCGTCAGACAACATCTGAGCGACGGATAA